The following are encoded together in the Sparus aurata chromosome 1, fSpaAur1.1, whole genome shotgun sequence genome:
- the LOC115573535 gene encoding NACHT, LRR and PYD domains-containing protein 12-like has translation MTPEDIFNTLEDLKVDEFRDFKWYLKLPDILEGYQPIKQSRLERAERRDTVDLMVNTFTLDGALKVTKKILEKIKRNDLVQSLSANSSGPEVSVNVGDVGETPENSGPSSSQSEGKAAVFSDEIVPVPNPQPISYYQKMLQSNLEDRFNCAKEGWAQRKDEQPLVDIYTELYVTAGGDVNINKQHEVIQMEVKPTTEESIQPCDMFKPPSAKGRSIRTVLTNGIAGIGKTFLVQKFLLDWTNKEHNQDVHLIFHFTFRQLNLWKGEKLSLTELIHKSIRETRGIKKEALNHIFTTLQSPGITNYNKSKFKLVFVLDGLDESRLQLNCSTNKNKGNDFDVTQSTSVDVLMSNLINRNLLPSARLWITTRPAAANQIHSDFVDVVTEVRGFTDPQKEEYFRKRFRHEEEQASRIISHIKTSRSLHIMCHIPVFCWITATVLEDVLKTREGGELPKTLTEMYVEFLTFQNHQTNEKFDQNTCIQYIKTLAKLAFHQLEKGNLIFYERDLKESGIDVRGASVFSGVFTEIFKEKRRRKNDEVKMFSFVHLSVQEFLAALYVEMSLINKNKNVMSELPQTIGEHVRMFFRKKSVTKVHRFAIDKALQSPNGHLDLFLRFLLGLSLQTNQTLPQGLLKKKRSLQTNQETIEYIKKKISENLSPERSINLFHCLNELNDGSLVEEIQQYLRSGSLSTDKLSPAQWSALVFILLSSEEDLDVFDLKKYSASEEALLRLLPVVKASNKALLSGCNLSKRACKALSSVLSSQSSSLREMDLNNNNLQDSGVKLLSDGLKSPHCKMNTLRLSCCNLSERSCEALSSVLSSQSPGLKELDLNNNNLQDSGVEPLSVALKSPHCKMETLRLSGCYLSERSCEALSSVLSSQSSSLRELDLNNNDLQDSGVKLLSVGLKSPHCKLDTLRLSGCQITAKGCTCLASALSSNPSHLRELDLSYNHPGDSGVKLLSAGLEDPDWRLDTLRVEHGGEQRLKPGLRKYVCELKVDTNTVNRELKPSDNNRKVTHVEEKQPYPDHPERFEDCCQLLCRNDLTGRCYWEVECRGEVHVSVSYRGISRRGVSNDCWFGLNNQSWSLNCSDDGRYSVCHNKREKALSSSSSSSSSSSGSNRVAVYVDCPAGTLSFYRVSDSLIHLHTFNTTFTQPLCPGFGFWPGSSVSL, from the exons ATGACACCAGAGGACATTTTCAACACTCTGGAGGATCTAAAAGTTGATGAATTCAGGGATTTCAAATGGTATCTGAAGCTGCCTGACATCCTGGAAGGCTACCAACCCATCAAACAGTCCAGGCTGGAGAGAGCAGAAAGACGGGACACAGTGGATCTGATGGTGAACACCTTTACACTTGATGGAGCTCTGAAGGTGACCAAGAAGATTTTAGAGAAGATCAAGAGGAATGACCTGGTGCAGAGTCTGTCAGCCAACAGCTCAGGACCAGAAG TGTCAGTGAATGTGGGTGATGTTGGAGAGACTCCAGAGAACAGTGGACCTTCTTCCTCTCAGAGTGAAGGTAAAGCTGCTGTATTCTCTG ATGAGATTGTTCCAGTACCAAATCCACAACCCATCTCATATTACCAGAAAATGCTTCAGTCAAACCTCGAGGATCGGTTTAATTGTGCAAAAGAGGGGTGGGCACAGAGGAAAGATGAGCAACCTCTGGTTGATATCTACACAGAGCTGTACGTTACAGCTGGGGGTGACGTAAACATCAACAAACAGCATGAGGTCATTCAGATGGAGGTGAAGCCAACAACAGAGGAATCAATTCAACCCTGTGACATGTTCAAACCCCCCTCTGCTAAAGGAAGATCCATAAGAACAGTGCTGACCAATGGAATCGCAGGAATTGGCAAAACATTTCTTGTCCAGAAGTTTCTGTTGGACTGGACTAATAAAGAACACAATCAAGATGTGCATCTCATATTCCACTTTACCTTCCGCCAACTGAACTTATGGAAGGGAGAAAAGTTGAGTCTGACCGAGCTGATCCATAAATCTATCAGAGAGACCAGAGGCATCAAGAAAGAGGCTCTTAATCACATCTTTACGACTCTGCAGTCACCAGGAATCACCAACTATAACAAAAGTAAATTCaaactggtgtttgttttggatgGACTGGATGAGAGCCGCCTTCAACTGAACTGCTCgaccaataaaaacaaaggaaatgaCTTTGATGTAACacagtccacctcagtggatgtgctgatGTCAAACCTCATCAACAGAAACCtacttccctctgctcgcctctggataaccacacgaccagcagcagccaatcagattcaTTCTGATTTTGTTGACGTGGTGACAGaagtcagagggttcactgacccacagaaggaggagtacttcaggaagagattcagacatgaggaggagcaggccagcagaatcatctcccacatcaagacatcacgaagcctccacatcatgtgccacatcccagtcttctgctggatcactgctacagttctggaggatgtgttgaagaccagagagggaggagagctgcccaagaccctgactgagatgtatgTAGAGTTCCTGACTTTTCAGAATCATCAGACAAATGAGAAGTTTGACCAAAACACGTGCATTCAGTACATTAAGACATTAGCAAAACTGGCTTTCCACCAGCTGGAAAagggaaacctgatcttctatgaaagAGATCTGAAAGAGAGTGGCATTGATGTCAGAGGAGCCTCAGTGttctcaggagtgttcacagagATCTTTAAAGAGAAACGTCGAAGGAAGAATGATGAAGTCAAGATGTTTAGCTTCGTCCATCTCagtgttcaggagtttttgGCAGCTTTGTATGTAGAGATGTCactcattaacaaaaacaagaatgtgATGTCAGAGCTACCTCAAACTATCGGTGAACATGTGAGAATGTTTTTCAGGAAAAAGTCTGTGACAAAGGTCCACAGGTTTGCTATTgacaaggccttacagagtccaaacgggcacctggacttgttcctccgcttccttctgggtctttcactgcagaccaatcagactctCCCTCAAGGCctcctgaagaagaagagaagcttACAGACCAATCAGGAAACCATTGAGTACATCAAaaagaagatcagtgagaatctgtctccagagagaagcatcaatctgttccactgtctgaatgaactgaatgatggttctctagtggaggagatccaacagtacctgagatcaggaagtctctccacagataaactgtctcctgctcagtggtcagctctggtcttcatcttactgtcatcagaagaagatctggacgtgtttgacctaaagaaatactctgcttcagaggaggctcttctgaggctgctgccagtggtcaaagcctccaacaaagctct GCTGAGTGGCTGTAATCTGTCAAAGAGAGCCTGcaaagctctgtcctcagttctcagctcccagtcctctagtctgagagagatGGACCTGAATAataacaacctgcaggattcaggagtgaagctgctgtcagatggactgaagagtccacactgtaagATGAatactctcag GCTTAGTTGCTGtaatctgtcagagagaagctgtgaagctctgtcctcagttctcagttCCCAGTCCCCTGGTCTGAAAGAGTTGGACCTGAATAataacaacctgcaggattcaggagtggagCCGCTGTCTGTTgcactgaagagtccacactgtaaaatggagactctcag GCTGAGTGGCTGTTatctgtcagagagaagctgtgaagctctgtcctcagttctcagctcccagtcatctagtctgagagagctggacctgaatAACAacgacctgcaggattcaggagtgaagttgctgtctgttggactgaagagtccacactgtaaacTGGATACTCTCAG gctgtcaggctgtcagATCACAGCGAAAGGCTGTACTTGTCTAGCCTCAGCTCTGAgttccaacccctcccatctgagagagctggacctgagctacaatcatccaggggactcaggagtgaagctgctgtcggCTGGACTCGAGGATCCAGACTGGAGACtagacactctcag GGTGGAACATGGTGGAGAGCAGAGGCTGAAACCTggtctgaggaagt atgtCTGTGAACTCAaagtggacacaaacacagtaaacagagaGCTCAAAccgtctgacaacaacaggaaggtgACACATGTAGAAGAGAAACAgccatatcctgatcatccagagaggtttgaggactgctgtcagctgctgtgtagaaatGATCTGACTGgtcgttgttactgggaggtcgagtgcaGAGGAGAGGTTCATGTATCAGTAAGTTACAGAGGAATCAGCAGGAGAGGAGTCAGTAATGACTGTTGGTTTGGACTGAATAACcagtcctggagtctgaactgctctgatgatggtcgttactctgtctgtcacaataagagagaaaaagccctctcctcctcctcctcctcctcctcctcctcctctggctctaacagagtagcagtgtatgtggactgtcctgctggcactctgtccttctacagagtctctgactcactgatccacctccacaccttcaacaccacattcactcaaCCTCTTTGTCCTGGGTTTGGGTTCTGGCCTGgttcctcagtgtctctgtag